In one window of Helianthus annuus cultivar XRQ/B chromosome 17, HanXRQr2.0-SUNRISE, whole genome shotgun sequence DNA:
- the LOC110925565 gene encoding katanin p80 WD40 repeat-containing subunit B1 homolog isoform X1, with the protein MATTKRAYKLQEFVAHASTVNCLKIGRKSSRVLVTGGEDHKVNLWAIGKPNAILSLSGHSSGIDSVSFDSSEVLVAAGAASGTIKLWDLEEAKIVRTLTGHRSNCISLDFHPFGEFFASGSLDTNLKIWDIRRKGCIHTYKGHTRGVNAIRFTPDGRWVVSGGEDNSVKLWDLTAGKLLHDFKFHEGQVQCIDFHPNEFLMATGSADKTVKFWDLETLELIGSAGPETSGVRCMTFNPDGRTLLCGLHESLKVFSWEPIRTHDAVDVGWSKLSDLNMHEGKLLGCSYNQSCVGVWVVDISRTEPYKVSKSNGHQEQISNSSGNLSVLTENTTKTSMGRLSVSQTSDSIVKETKSLARLSVSQNSEPTNKDSKTFSSTGNAASIPQKIYPNVVNKISPTASVSAGSAPTASKRNVTKSQSTQNVSTFNRLDAAPVIVPRNNVDLRREGISGRVPPTIILSKTSDSRKFTNVKDEAEKPLSSVQSVSDASDIESSRVADRNNFTSMKSMAFEIPAKESSFADDRSHQNVVTESTPSYQPEIYEGRLPRANRDAFSMEKRRGRTRTLVSTWDRKERPPYHDTLSSRSISDSSSAVNKLSNTVKQVPESTVKETGPASEDDIALDIMGQHDQFVSSMQTRLAKLQMIRRCWDRNDIKGAINALSRMSDHAVTADIVSLLTEKIDTITLDVCSSLLPLLNSLLDSDMDRHRGVSIELLLKLVRVFGSVIYSSLQASSPVGVDIEAEQRLERCNLCYLELEKVKRSLPLITRRGGTIAKSAHELNLALQEVS; encoded by the exons ATGGCGACCACTAAGCGCGCGTATAAGCTAC AGGAGTTTGTAGCTCATGCTTCTACTGTGAATTGTTTGAAGATTGGGAGGAAATCTTCAAGAGTTCTTGTTACTGGAGGTGAAGATCATAAGGTTAATCTATGGGCTATTGGCAAACCAAATGCTATACTG AGTTTGTCGGGCCATTCGAGTGGAATTGATTCGGTCAGCTTTGATTCTTCTGAAGTACTTGTAGCAGCTGGAGCTGCAAGTGGTACAATTAAGTTGTGGGATTTAGAAGAAGCAAAGA TTGTTCGGACGCTTACTGGTCATCGATCCAATTGTATATCATTGGATTTCCATCCGTTTGGGGAGTTTTTTGCTTCTGGATCTTTAGACACGAATTTAAAAATATGGGATATAAGACGGAAAGGGTGTATACATACGTACAAAGGTCACACACGGGGTGTCAATGCGATAAGATTTACACCCGATGGTCGTTGGGTAGTTTCTGGCGGAGAAGACAACAGTGTAAAG CTGTGGGATTTAACTGCGGGAAAGCTATTACATGATTTCAAGTTTCATGAAGGCCAGGTGCAATGCATAGATTTTCATCCAAACGAGTTCTTGATGGCGACAG GTTCTGCTGATAAAACCGTTAAGTTTTGGGATCTCGAGACTTTAGAACTCATAGGTTCTGCTGGTCCAGAG ACTAGTGGAGTACGTTGTATGACATTCAATCCTGATGGGAGAACCCTTTTATGTGGTTTGCATGAGAGCCTTAAG GTGTTCTCATGGGAACCAATCAGAACACATGATGCTGTGGATGTGGGATGGTCAAAACTGTCGGATCTTAACATGCATGAAGGGAAGCTTCTAGGTTGTTCTTACAACCAAAGCTGCGTAGGAGTTTGGGTCGTAGATATCTCG CGAACCGAGCCATATAAAGTCTCAAAGTCAAATGGTCATCAAGAACAAATATCTAACTCAAGTGGAAACCTCTCAGTTTTGACTGAAAATACCACAAAAACTAGTATGGGCCGGCTATCCGTTTCACAAACTTCAGATTCAATTGTGAAGGAAACAAAATCGTTAGCGAGGCTTTCAGTTAGTCAAAACTCGGAACCAACCAACAAGGATTCCAAAACCTTTTCAT CCACAGGAAATGCTGCTAGTATTCCTCAAAAGATTTATCCAAATGTCGTCAATAAGATAAGTCCAACTGCTTCAGTTTCCGCTGGCAGCGCACCGACAGCTTCAAAACGAAACGTTACAAAAAGCCAGTCAACGCAAAATGTATCAACTTTTAATAGGCTAGATGCCGCACCTGTAATTGTGCCAAGAAACAACGTTGATTTAAGAAGAGAGGGTATTTCTGGAAGAGTACCACCGACAATTATACTGTCGAAAACATCCGATTCTCGCAAGTTTACAAATGTTAAGGATGAAGCAGAGAAACCGTTATCGTCTGTACAATCTGTGAGTGATGCAAGTGACATTGAATCAAGTCGAGTTGCTGACAGAAATAATTTTACGTCAATGAAAAGCATGGCTTTTGAAATTCCCGCAAAGGAGTCAAGCTTTGCTGATGACAGGTCTCACCAGAATGTAGTGACGGAGTCAACTCCAAGCTACCAGCCTGAAATAT ATGAAGGACGTCTtccacgagcaaatagagatgcTTTCTCTATGGAAAAACGAAGAG gaAGAACACGTACACTTGTTTCTACTTGGGACAGAAAAGAAAGGCCTCCTTATCACGACACTCTTTCTTCTAGAAGCATCTCTGATAGTAGCTCTGCTGTCAATAAGCTATCAAATACCGTG AAACAGGTACCTGAATCCACTGTGAAGGAAACAGGGCCCGCATCAGAGGATGACATTGCTTTGGATATCATGGGACAACATGATCAATTCGTATCCTCGATGCAGACTCGTCTGGCCAAGCTACAG ATGATCCGTAGATGCTGGGACAGGAATGATATTAAAGGAGCAATTAACGCATTGTCGAGAATGTCTGATCATGCT GTGACTGCAGATATAGTCAGCCTTTTGACCGAAAAAATCGATACCATCACCTTGGATGTTTGTTCTTCTTTACTGCCTCTCCTCAATAGCCTCCTAGATAGTGACATGGATAG GCATCGGGGAGTATCAATAGAATTACTGCTTAAACTTGTACGGGTATTTGGTTCAGTGATATATTCTTCTTTACAAGCATCATCCCCTGTTGGTGTTGATATTGAGGCGGAACAAAG GTTGGAGCGATGCAACCTGTGCTATCTGGAGCTTGAAAAGGTCAAACGTTCTTTGCCACTCATAACAAG AAGGGGCGGAACGATCGCCAAGTCAGCGCATGAGTTGAATCTTGCTCTTCAAGAAGTCTCATGA
- the LOC110925565 gene encoding katanin p80 WD40 repeat-containing subunit B1 homolog isoform X2, giving the protein MATTKRAYKLQEFVAHASTVNCLKIGRKSSRVLVTGGEDHKVNLWAIGKPNAILSLSGHSSGIDSVSFDSSEVLVAAGAASGTIKLWDLEEAKIVRTLTGHRSNCISLDFHPFGEFFASGSLDTNLKIWDIRRKGCIHTYKGHTRGVNAIRFTPDGRWVVSGGEDNSVKLWDLTAGKLLHDFKFHEGQVQCIDFHPNEFLMATGSADKTVKFWDLETLELIGSAGPETSGVRCMTFNPDGRTLLCGLHESLKVFSWEPIRTHDAVDVGWSKLSDLNMHEGKLLGCSYNQSCVGVWVVDISRTEPYKVSKSNGHQEQISNSSGNLSVLTENTTKTSMGRLSVSQTSDSIVKETKSLARLSVSQNSEPTNKDSKTFSSTGNAASIPQKIYPNVVNKISPTASVSAGSAPTASKRNVTKSQSTQNVSTFNRLDAAPVIVPRNNVDLRREGISGRVPPTIILSKTSDSRKFTNVKDEAEKPLSSVQSVSDASDIESSRVADRNNFTSMKSMAFEIPAKESSFADDRSHQNVVTESTPSYQPEIYEGRLPRANRDAFSMEKRRGRTRTLVSTWDRKERPPYHDTLSSRSISDSSSAVNKLSNTVKQVPESTVKETGPASEDDIALDIMGQHDQFVSSMQTRLAKLQMIRRCWDRNDIKGAINALSRMSDHAVTADIVSLLTEKIDTITLDVCSSLLPLLNSLLDSDMDRHRGVSIELLLKLVRVFGSVIYSSLQASSPVGVDIEAEQRLERCNLCYLELEKVKRSLPLITRGGTIAKSAHELNLALQEVS; this is encoded by the exons ATGGCGACCACTAAGCGCGCGTATAAGCTAC AGGAGTTTGTAGCTCATGCTTCTACTGTGAATTGTTTGAAGATTGGGAGGAAATCTTCAAGAGTTCTTGTTACTGGAGGTGAAGATCATAAGGTTAATCTATGGGCTATTGGCAAACCAAATGCTATACTG AGTTTGTCGGGCCATTCGAGTGGAATTGATTCGGTCAGCTTTGATTCTTCTGAAGTACTTGTAGCAGCTGGAGCTGCAAGTGGTACAATTAAGTTGTGGGATTTAGAAGAAGCAAAGA TTGTTCGGACGCTTACTGGTCATCGATCCAATTGTATATCATTGGATTTCCATCCGTTTGGGGAGTTTTTTGCTTCTGGATCTTTAGACACGAATTTAAAAATATGGGATATAAGACGGAAAGGGTGTATACATACGTACAAAGGTCACACACGGGGTGTCAATGCGATAAGATTTACACCCGATGGTCGTTGGGTAGTTTCTGGCGGAGAAGACAACAGTGTAAAG CTGTGGGATTTAACTGCGGGAAAGCTATTACATGATTTCAAGTTTCATGAAGGCCAGGTGCAATGCATAGATTTTCATCCAAACGAGTTCTTGATGGCGACAG GTTCTGCTGATAAAACCGTTAAGTTTTGGGATCTCGAGACTTTAGAACTCATAGGTTCTGCTGGTCCAGAG ACTAGTGGAGTACGTTGTATGACATTCAATCCTGATGGGAGAACCCTTTTATGTGGTTTGCATGAGAGCCTTAAG GTGTTCTCATGGGAACCAATCAGAACACATGATGCTGTGGATGTGGGATGGTCAAAACTGTCGGATCTTAACATGCATGAAGGGAAGCTTCTAGGTTGTTCTTACAACCAAAGCTGCGTAGGAGTTTGGGTCGTAGATATCTCG CGAACCGAGCCATATAAAGTCTCAAAGTCAAATGGTCATCAAGAACAAATATCTAACTCAAGTGGAAACCTCTCAGTTTTGACTGAAAATACCACAAAAACTAGTATGGGCCGGCTATCCGTTTCACAAACTTCAGATTCAATTGTGAAGGAAACAAAATCGTTAGCGAGGCTTTCAGTTAGTCAAAACTCGGAACCAACCAACAAGGATTCCAAAACCTTTTCAT CCACAGGAAATGCTGCTAGTATTCCTCAAAAGATTTATCCAAATGTCGTCAATAAGATAAGTCCAACTGCTTCAGTTTCCGCTGGCAGCGCACCGACAGCTTCAAAACGAAACGTTACAAAAAGCCAGTCAACGCAAAATGTATCAACTTTTAATAGGCTAGATGCCGCACCTGTAATTGTGCCAAGAAACAACGTTGATTTAAGAAGAGAGGGTATTTCTGGAAGAGTACCACCGACAATTATACTGTCGAAAACATCCGATTCTCGCAAGTTTACAAATGTTAAGGATGAAGCAGAGAAACCGTTATCGTCTGTACAATCTGTGAGTGATGCAAGTGACATTGAATCAAGTCGAGTTGCTGACAGAAATAATTTTACGTCAATGAAAAGCATGGCTTTTGAAATTCCCGCAAAGGAGTCAAGCTTTGCTGATGACAGGTCTCACCAGAATGTAGTGACGGAGTCAACTCCAAGCTACCAGCCTGAAATAT ATGAAGGACGTCTtccacgagcaaatagagatgcTTTCTCTATGGAAAAACGAAGAG gaAGAACACGTACACTTGTTTCTACTTGGGACAGAAAAGAAAGGCCTCCTTATCACGACACTCTTTCTTCTAGAAGCATCTCTGATAGTAGCTCTGCTGTCAATAAGCTATCAAATACCGTG AAACAGGTACCTGAATCCACTGTGAAGGAAACAGGGCCCGCATCAGAGGATGACATTGCTTTGGATATCATGGGACAACATGATCAATTCGTATCCTCGATGCAGACTCGTCTGGCCAAGCTACAG ATGATCCGTAGATGCTGGGACAGGAATGATATTAAAGGAGCAATTAACGCATTGTCGAGAATGTCTGATCATGCT GTGACTGCAGATATAGTCAGCCTTTTGACCGAAAAAATCGATACCATCACCTTGGATGTTTGTTCTTCTTTACTGCCTCTCCTCAATAGCCTCCTAGATAGTGACATGGATAG GCATCGGGGAGTATCAATAGAATTACTGCTTAAACTTGTACGGGTATTTGGTTCAGTGATATATTCTTCTTTACAAGCATCATCCCCTGTTGGTGTTGATATTGAGGCGGAACAAAG GTTGGAGCGATGCAACCTGTGCTATCTGGAGCTTGAAAAGGTCAAACGTTCTTTGCCACTCATAACAAG GGGCGGAACGATCGCCAAGTCAGCGCATGAGTTGAATCTTGCTCTTCAAGAAGTCTCATGA
- the LOC110925565 gene encoding katanin p80 WD40 repeat-containing subunit B1 homolog isoform X3, giving the protein MATTKRAYKLQEFVAHASTVNCLKIGRKSSRVLVTGGEDHKVNLWAIGKPNAILSLSGHSSGIDSVSFDSSEVLVAAGAASGTIKLWDLEEAKIVRTLTGHRSNCISLDFHPFGEFFASGSLDTNLKIWDIRRKGCIHTYKGHTRGVNAIRFTPDGRWVVSGGEDNSVKLWDLTAGKLLHDFKFHEGQVQCIDFHPNEFLMATGSADKTVKFWDLETLELIGSAGPETSGVRCMTFNPDGRTLLCGLHESLKVFSWEPIRTHDAVDVGWSKLSDLNMHEGKLLGCSYNQSCVGVWVVDISRTEPYKVSKSNGHQEQISNSSGNLSVLTENTTKTSMGRLSVSQTSDSIVKETKSLARLSVSQNSEPTNKDSKTFSSTGNAASIPQKIYPNVVNKISPTASVSAGSAPTASKRNVTKSQSTQNVSTFNRLDAAPVIVPRNNVDLRREGISGRVPPTIILSKTSDSRKFTNVKDEAEKPLSSVQSVSDASDIESSRVADRNNFTSMKSMAFEIPAKESSFADDRSHQNVVTESTPSYQPEIYEGRLPRANRDAFSMEKRRGRTRTLVSTWDRKERPPYHDTLSSRSISDSSSAVNKLSNTVVPESTVKETGPASEDDIALDIMGQHDQFVSSMQTRLAKLQMIRRCWDRNDIKGAINALSRMSDHAVTADIVSLLTEKIDTITLDVCSSLLPLLNSLLDSDMDRHRGVSIELLLKLVRVFGSVIYSSLQASSPVGVDIEAEQRLERCNLCYLELEKVKRSLPLITRRGGTIAKSAHELNLALQEVS; this is encoded by the exons ATGGCGACCACTAAGCGCGCGTATAAGCTAC AGGAGTTTGTAGCTCATGCTTCTACTGTGAATTGTTTGAAGATTGGGAGGAAATCTTCAAGAGTTCTTGTTACTGGAGGTGAAGATCATAAGGTTAATCTATGGGCTATTGGCAAACCAAATGCTATACTG AGTTTGTCGGGCCATTCGAGTGGAATTGATTCGGTCAGCTTTGATTCTTCTGAAGTACTTGTAGCAGCTGGAGCTGCAAGTGGTACAATTAAGTTGTGGGATTTAGAAGAAGCAAAGA TTGTTCGGACGCTTACTGGTCATCGATCCAATTGTATATCATTGGATTTCCATCCGTTTGGGGAGTTTTTTGCTTCTGGATCTTTAGACACGAATTTAAAAATATGGGATATAAGACGGAAAGGGTGTATACATACGTACAAAGGTCACACACGGGGTGTCAATGCGATAAGATTTACACCCGATGGTCGTTGGGTAGTTTCTGGCGGAGAAGACAACAGTGTAAAG CTGTGGGATTTAACTGCGGGAAAGCTATTACATGATTTCAAGTTTCATGAAGGCCAGGTGCAATGCATAGATTTTCATCCAAACGAGTTCTTGATGGCGACAG GTTCTGCTGATAAAACCGTTAAGTTTTGGGATCTCGAGACTTTAGAACTCATAGGTTCTGCTGGTCCAGAG ACTAGTGGAGTACGTTGTATGACATTCAATCCTGATGGGAGAACCCTTTTATGTGGTTTGCATGAGAGCCTTAAG GTGTTCTCATGGGAACCAATCAGAACACATGATGCTGTGGATGTGGGATGGTCAAAACTGTCGGATCTTAACATGCATGAAGGGAAGCTTCTAGGTTGTTCTTACAACCAAAGCTGCGTAGGAGTTTGGGTCGTAGATATCTCG CGAACCGAGCCATATAAAGTCTCAAAGTCAAATGGTCATCAAGAACAAATATCTAACTCAAGTGGAAACCTCTCAGTTTTGACTGAAAATACCACAAAAACTAGTATGGGCCGGCTATCCGTTTCACAAACTTCAGATTCAATTGTGAAGGAAACAAAATCGTTAGCGAGGCTTTCAGTTAGTCAAAACTCGGAACCAACCAACAAGGATTCCAAAACCTTTTCAT CCACAGGAAATGCTGCTAGTATTCCTCAAAAGATTTATCCAAATGTCGTCAATAAGATAAGTCCAACTGCTTCAGTTTCCGCTGGCAGCGCACCGACAGCTTCAAAACGAAACGTTACAAAAAGCCAGTCAACGCAAAATGTATCAACTTTTAATAGGCTAGATGCCGCACCTGTAATTGTGCCAAGAAACAACGTTGATTTAAGAAGAGAGGGTATTTCTGGAAGAGTACCACCGACAATTATACTGTCGAAAACATCCGATTCTCGCAAGTTTACAAATGTTAAGGATGAAGCAGAGAAACCGTTATCGTCTGTACAATCTGTGAGTGATGCAAGTGACATTGAATCAAGTCGAGTTGCTGACAGAAATAATTTTACGTCAATGAAAAGCATGGCTTTTGAAATTCCCGCAAAGGAGTCAAGCTTTGCTGATGACAGGTCTCACCAGAATGTAGTGACGGAGTCAACTCCAAGCTACCAGCCTGAAATAT ATGAAGGACGTCTtccacgagcaaatagagatgcTTTCTCTATGGAAAAACGAAGAG gaAGAACACGTACACTTGTTTCTACTTGGGACAGAAAAGAAAGGCCTCCTTATCACGACACTCTTTCTTCTAGAAGCATCTCTGATAGTAGCTCTGCTGTCAATAAGCTATCAAATACCGTG GTACCTGAATCCACTGTGAAGGAAACAGGGCCCGCATCAGAGGATGACATTGCTTTGGATATCATGGGACAACATGATCAATTCGTATCCTCGATGCAGACTCGTCTGGCCAAGCTACAG ATGATCCGTAGATGCTGGGACAGGAATGATATTAAAGGAGCAATTAACGCATTGTCGAGAATGTCTGATCATGCT GTGACTGCAGATATAGTCAGCCTTTTGACCGAAAAAATCGATACCATCACCTTGGATGTTTGTTCTTCTTTACTGCCTCTCCTCAATAGCCTCCTAGATAGTGACATGGATAG GCATCGGGGAGTATCAATAGAATTACTGCTTAAACTTGTACGGGTATTTGGTTCAGTGATATATTCTTCTTTACAAGCATCATCCCCTGTTGGTGTTGATATTGAGGCGGAACAAAG GTTGGAGCGATGCAACCTGTGCTATCTGGAGCTTGAAAAGGTCAAACGTTCTTTGCCACTCATAACAAG AAGGGGCGGAACGATCGCCAAGTCAGCGCATGAGTTGAATCTTGCTCTTCAAGAAGTCTCATGA